The Oncorhynchus nerka isolate Pitt River linkage group LG12, Oner_Uvic_2.0, whole genome shotgun sequence genome contains the following window.
ACGTGCCTGTGACCCCTGGCGAATGTAGGATGCCGACACAATCTTCTCACTTATGGAAATTTTTCACTATTCATCTCAAAATTCGCTGTTAAACAGATAAGAGTAGATTAGCATATGCAATTCTAGCCATAATAGTCAGTAGAAACGTGTACTTTAGCGAACGTGTTCATCACAAAACTAAAGTACAACCTTCTAACGAGTGGTGTATTCAGGGCTAATGCCGAATCAAAGTAATCCTCAGCTCCGTTTATGCTAATATTGATTTGGCTACTGGTTATTGTAGTGTTTATCTTTTTAAAAATCTGCCTTACCTTTGCAGCTATTTTCACTGTCAAGAACCCGATTTCATTCTCTCAAGTTTTGAATTCTACTTCCGAGTTTTCTTCTGTGTTTATCATCGGATGGCCAGCCCAGAAACACAAAACATCGCCTCCGATTGGATGGAGAATGACTGCTCCCTCTCATTGAAGCTCCGAAGCTCAAAGTCGATGGGTGTACTGCGGGCTGTTGTATAGTAgagtcagaaagtattcagaccccttcctttgtccacattttgttacgttatagccttattctgaaatatattaaatacataaaaggcctcatcaatctaaacacaataccccataattaacGGGTGTGTTTTGTGAAAATTtataacaaataaaaaacaaataattaaaaaacaaataattatgtaaatttgctatgagactcgaaatcgagctcaggtgcatcctgtttccattgatcatccttgagatgtttctacaacttgattggagtccacctgtgatcatttcaattgattggacaggatgtggaaaggcacacacctgtatataaggtcccacatttgacagtgcatgtcagagcaaaaaccaagccatgaggttgaagaaattgtccgtagagatccaagacaggattgtgtcgagttaCAGccctgaggaagggtaccaaaaaaattcttcaacattgaagatccccaagaacacagtggcctcttcctagagctggctgcctagccaaactgagcaatcaggggagaagggccttggtcagggaggtgaccaagaaccgcatggtccctctgacagagctccagagttcctctgtggagacgggagaaccttccagaaggacaaccatgtctGCAGCACCAGATTtggccaaaagacacctaaaggactttggtctgatgaaaccaagattgaactctttggcctgaatgccaagcatcacacctGGAGGAAATCTGTCATCATCCTtatgatgaagcatggtggtggcagaatcatgatatggggatgtttttcagcagcagagactgggagactagtcaggattgagggaaagtacaaagagatcctcgatgaaaacctaaacctgctcaggacctcagactgggacgaaggttcaccttccaacaagacaacgactctaagcacacagccaaaacaatgcaggagtggcttcaggacaagtctctgaatgtccttaagtgcaTCCAGCCagtgcccggacttgaacctgatcaaacatctctggagatagctgaaaatagctgtgcagcgacgctccccatccaacctcacagcgcatgagaggatctgcagagaagaatgggtggaactccccgaatacaggtgtgcagagcttgtagtgtcatacccaagaagacttgaggctgtaatcacggTCAAACgtgcttaaacaaagtactgattaaagagtctgaatacttatgtaaatgtaatatgttttttaatttttttaaataaatgtgctaaaataaaaaatgaactgtttttgctttgtcattatggggtattgtgtgtagattgatgaggaggaaaaaactatttaatacatttcagaataaggctggaacgtaacaaaatatagaaaagtcaaggggtttgatgctttccgaatgcactatataaaGAAAGAAGGATCCCCATTATAGTCAATTGAAAAATAGCAAAAAGTTGCAGATCCATTATCATTTTCTGAAAGATCAACTTGCAATGTAAGTATAAAAACGTCATTAGAAATGCCAGACGAGCTCATTTTTTCCAAACTGATCATTTACTAATCAGAATAATTAGAGAGTGCTCTTCTCAAACATTGATGGCCTGAAATCCTACCCCCGTAAACTTACAGTATGTGAACTTTCCTCCACATCTAAATGTGATGAGTTTGCGGAATATTTCagagatacccagcctaaaattGGTTATCAGTCAAGCAAGACCAGATGAGAAGTTTGATAAGTGCCCTAGCCTACCCCGCAAAGGCACAATGGATTTATTTTCCCTGGTTGACACAGACATACTCAGGAATGTGATTGCACTAtattgccttgcaaaagtattcatcccccttggcatttttcctattttgttgcatatatatatttatctcaTGTCATTGCTTACATGTATGCATAAATAAGACCTTAATAGATGCCAAGTCTTGGTCATGATATGGTTTCAGTTTTAATTTAACTGTAATTTAAATGaaattttatttggatttcatgtaatggacatacataaaataatccaaattggtgaagtgaaatggagaaaaaaaactgGAAAAGtgttgcgtgcatatgtattcacccctttgctatgaagcccctaaataagatctggtgcaaccaattaccttcagaagtcacataattagttaaacaaAGTCCACCTGTGcccaatctaagtgtcacatgatctgtcacatgatctcagtatatatacacctgttctgaaaggccccagagtctgcaacaccaccaagcaagcgacaccatgaagaccaaggagctctccaaacaggtcagggacgaagttgtggagaagtacagatcaaggttgggttataaaaaaaaatatcagaaactttgaacatcccacagagcactattatatccattattaaaaaatggaaagaatatggcaccacaacaaacctgccaagagagggccgcccacaaaACTCACGGACTagtcaaggagggcattaatcagagaggcaacaaagagaccaaaggtaaccctgaaggagctgcagacCTCCACAGTGGCGATTGGAGTGTCTGTCcatggaccactttaagccatacactccacagagctgggttttacagaagagtggccagaaaaaaagccattgcttcaaGAAAAAATAAgtaaacacatttggtgttcgccaaaaggcatgtgggagactcgaagaatgtactctggtcagatgagactaaaattgagctttttggccatcaaggaaaatgctatgtctggcgtaaacccaacacctttcatcaccctgagaataccatccccacagtgaagcatggtggtggcagcatcatgctgtggggatgtttttccatcggcaaggactgggaaaCACGTTCAGAATTGAAGgcatgatggatggtgctaaatacagggaaagtcTTGAGGAAAACCTATTTCAGTCTTCTAGAGAtatgagactgggacagaggttcacatttcagcaggacaatgaccctaaacatactGCTAAAACAACACTCGAGTTGTttaagggaaaacatttaaatgtcttggaatggactaggcaaagcccagacctcaatccaattgagaatctgtggtatgacttcaagattgctgtacaccagcggaacccatcctacttgaaggagctggagcagttttgccttgaagaattggAAAATCCCTGTggttagatgtgccaagcttgcagaGACATACcctaagagacttgcagctgcaattgctgcaaaaggtgactctacagagtattgactttgggggggggggggggtagtaatGCACACTCAaatgttcatttaaaaaaatatatatttcttgaTTGTTTCACAATAATAacatatttagcatcttcaaagtggtaggcatgttgtgtaaatcaaatgatacaacccccacaaaatcaattttaattccaggttgtaagaaaACAAAATAGTAACGATGCAATGGGGGATAAATACTTTcgtaaggcactgtatgtatacaAAACTATGAGGACACCCTTcaaatgtgtcacgccctggggcctgttgcacaaaagtagaattaagacatccgggataaatgactcagctgagctcaatgaagccaaaacatgtgcgtccaggcttaattggttgcacaaagaccaagccaggatgagcagacacggattcattaaaccaggtgaaaccaatcctggataggtgcgcgctcacggctcactcaaatagaccccgccacagatcacagattaactgatttaccatggcaactagagccgcgtacttttccccgtcggaagcacaaatcctcatggaggcatacgaggaggtaaaagatataattaagaagaaaggcaacaccgccacagtgataaagcaaagagaaaaagcgtggcaaagtattgcagaccgcctgaatgcgtaagtagtgcacaattacacactcaccgctccgctgaaacatcacaattacaattcaaatatttaattcacatctccaaaaatgcagttgtactgtaattatgaaacggttaaatttttaattgaaatgcactgcagatatgagtgaaattgtgtaaagtaactccatcacactgtataaagctatgatacattttttgatatttttactgaaaacaagacaaaaataccaagtaatttttgcagtgtgactccattaaatgtgtgtgtgtgtgtagattaaacatgaacgggccaaaacggacatggcagcaggtcaaaatcaaatacaagaacattctgcagaatggtatggtccctgactaatatttaacaaagcacaagcatatattgtacccagaaggtgcctgctcacacattgtctgtactgttttagcagtgaaaaagaatacccacagacaaggcacgggtggtgggtcaccaaaggctgaccttaccccagcagaggacatggccttggagctaaataaaggcaggcccgtcttagaggggatccctggggggaaagagacgagcataggttcctcccaagatgccacccgcttcattcaaggtatgtccttccatctctacatgggatacaaccacattcatattgaatcaatttggactgtttgactttggtttacctattgccttgcagtgcctggcagcactgtgttcctgttagagccaccagcacaagcaccagacgatgctgatccagtgagtactccatcaaaggcatactgtaggcctggcatgtcttgtctactagcttcaatatgaatccgattaaatgtgatagggtgaaggccccagtgcagcagcaacagcacatgatggagacgatgatgaggaggagaccatctctctggattccagaaggcatgaggtatcatgttaagactgtgaaagtactatttactctacaatggtgaggagtcctcatcaaaatcaaaaaatctaatttcttttacaggacccagatgctatacagtgggaaaaccagcctggcaacatagtgcgtattaataaaaggacaccacatcctgccaaattccagctgcgctaattgtattgtgttcacagagctcacaagctatcagaaagttgtatggcaaccacctccggcgccaaatagaactggcagacatagacattcagtacaagaagaaaaagatggaaaatcttgcactggagtctgaaataaaaaagaggacaattaggaaactggaccttgaaataaaaaaaacttgagagggaggtgagatatgccttcaatgtacactgtatgctaactgtaacacaaatgtattaatcattatttttctttcctcccccagctccaagaagatgacacagctcaaaataaaaatgaggtatattctcgtaaagtcaagtgagccatgacatatgagctcttattgtgagcacacaggacggtggcatctttctaaggttttttttattttcccagcaatcagtacaaccaagtcatcgttataaggcatcgccctcttttgcccacccccccagcaccaggtgtggccactagcctatatgaaggcccaaaattgtgtgttcctttctgctctgacaatggcatgcccattcgtgcgagatgtggtggatgaagaagcacttgtgctgaggagagccttcaggcgagaaagggtcttcagggaccggttggacccactggccttccctgatgaccatctatatgaaagatacaggttttctgcagatggcatcaggtatctatgcagactactgggtcccaggattaagcaccgcactgcacggagccatgcactgagtgtggagcaaatggtttgtgtggcgcttttttgctagtggagccttcctgtactcagtgggggatgcagaacagctgaacaaggccacaatttgccgcacaataaggagtgtgtgtctggctatcaaagcattagcagatgtcttcatctccttccctggccacagaagactctgtgacatcaaagaggagttctataggattgcaggtaagaggatctacaaattacaggacaactgttaacacatagtaggatactcattactttgtgtgacaggtttccccaatgtcattggtgcagtggactgcacacacataaggataaaagccccctcaggtgcccatgaggccgattttgtgaataggaaatcctttcacagcattaatgttcaggtgaacataactttttgatattgtccattgacgaacactctgcattgccagtgatgtgcattgattggtgtaatattcctcatcttatgatttcagatggtctgcaatgctgactgtgtgatcagcaatgttgtggcaaaatggcctggctcagtccatgactccagaatctttcgggcctctgaaatctatcagtgcctatcacaaggtaagccacacaacccctatttataaccatcatggctgtgtcaagaatatcactgtgtttatgaggtagtaatgatgagattttgtgttgacaggtgaattctctggtgtgttgctgggagacagggggtatggctgccagccttttctcctgacacctttcacagaccccaggaagcacagcaggcctacaaccatgcccatgccaggaccagggccagagttgaaatgacctttggcctcctgaaggcacgctttcactgccttcacaaattaagggtcagccctgttagggcatgtgatattactgtggcttgtgctgtcctcacaatgtggcctgcctgaggaaggagagggcccccagagtgccaccagccatggactgggacaatccggcaatcttccctgatgacgacagtggtcggctgctgagggaccaatatgtgttgaattattttagttagtatgtgtgctttcaattttggttaaatatgtcctgcggtggcagaggaatttgggtttttttgggttcgtttttgacgaatttggcctcttatgatgtttgtgcggtatactgtgtgtaatacaaggctgcagggaggctactgcatccattcatttgtctgttcagttgatgtgtatggatttgtcctgcatttattttagtgtgcagacatgcagggtgtgttatatacagacctttgaatgtgtatgtatcattttgtataatatgcttggattctgtgctttccatcttgtagagtcactgtgacttcagtttcgaaaggagctgatggtttacctgctttgttttgtccttattcaataaaggaacataatgttacacattgtgtttttatattcatatggaatgtgtatttgtttatatgacagagtactagggccacactgaagaaaaaggataaagtcataaatttatgaggctggttctttctgcagaaaagctacatattgtttttacagttttgatacttatgacaatgtgatacttaatattctggcacatcagcatgtctttgtttatgaaaccatactgaagtacaatttcacgaaatgccccacatctgtcattttaacaactgtcctcctttaaaacaactggttacaatattatgacttgtgtttttttcccctctgtggccctaatattctatcattttatatatagtcttatagtctatgggaaactgtaaattatctaatgatagcaacatcatctaaaaatcattttttatccaaaatcattgaaattaatgatcacaaacgtttaaataataacagtgggtctagttatatgtgataacaatgtatagtgagcagtgaaataactattggtttccatttgtggtgactgctgactgacattagggatgagattaaatagatcctggaatttagcctggtctggagcaggctagctccacagaataaatctccatggtaatttataccataacatatcctcctgccccctatccatctttagtgcaaccggattacggatcaattgagccaggatcaccaagatatcctggcttaatcccttatcctagttttgtgcaacaggcccctggttagaggttagtagacacttgtataggctgttttcggttttcgttttgtagtgttagtgttttgttgtgtgttacgtttgtttattaaagatgaatcacaatagacacgctgcagtttggtccggctctccttcaccattagaaagccgttacaaaatgagtggatttggttatttcagccacacccgttcctgtcaggtgtataaaatcgagcacacagtcacacaatctccatagagaaacattggcaatagaatggccttactgaagagctcagtgactttcaagggggctttcaatgtggcactgtcataaggatgccacctttccaacaagtcagttcataaaagttctgccctgctagaggtgccccggtcaactataagtgcagtaattgtgaagtggaaacatctaggagccaCAATGGCTAAGCCGTGAAGTGGTAAgcgacacaagctcacagaaccgaaccgctgagtgctgaaacgcgtagtgtgtaaaaatcgtttgtcctcggttgcaacactcaccaccaagttccaaactgcctctggaagcaatgtaagcacaataactgtttgtcgggatcttcatgaaatgggttttcatggctgAGCATCCAcagacaagcctaagatcaccatgcgcaatgccaagcgtcagctggagtggtgtaagctcaccgccattggactttgGAGTGATGAGTCACgtaatccccgaactgacaaggtaaaaatctgttgttctgccgcTGAACAAGGTAGTagtagcctagttaaataacgatCAAATTAAAACAAAGAATGTAttgttcaatgagcaggtgtccacatgtaGTGTATCACAATTTAAgccttctcaaatcaaatcaaattttatttgtcacatacacatggatagcagatgttaatgcgagtgtagcgaaatgcttgtacctGCCTTCTCGATCCTATCCCCACTACATTATTCAAAATAGTTGTTAATTGCATATCTGAAGAAGTGCAATCTTTTGTTAGTCACTCCCTGTTCACAGGCACTTTCCTGACTTCACTAAAAACTGCTATGGTGAAACCCCTTCTGAAGtaatctaaactcagcaaaaaaattacattttctttttcaggaccctgtctttcaaagatataattcgcaaaaataaaaataacttcacagatcttcattgtaaagggtttaaaaactctttcccatgcttgttcaatgaaccataaacaatggatgaacatacacctgtggaacggtcattaaaatactaacagcttacagacggtaggcaattaaggtcacagttgtgaaaacttaggacactaaagaggccatactactgactctggaaaacaccaaaagaaagatgctcagggtccctgctcatctgcgtgaacttgccttaggcatgctgcaaggaggcatgaggactgcagatgtggccagggcaatagattgcaatgtccgtactgtgagatgcctaaaacagcgctacagagagacaggacagacagctgatcatcctcgcagtggaagaccacatgtaacaacacctgcacaggatcggtacatccgaacatcacacctgcaggacagctACAGGattgcaacaacaactgcccgagttacaccaggaatgcacaatccctccatcagtgctcagactgtccgcattaggctgagagaggctagactgagggcttgtaggcctgttgtaaggcaggtcctcaccagacatcactggcaacaatgtcgcctatgggcacaaatccaTCGTCGCTGGACtaaacaggactggcaaaaagtgctctttactgactagtcgcggttttgtctcaccagaggtgatggtcagattcgcattCATTGTCGAAGGGAGGAATGAGCGTtaaaccgaggcctgtactctggagcgagatagatttggaggtggagcgtccgtcatggtctggggcggtgtgtcacagcatcatcggactgagcttgttgtcattgtaggcaatctcaacgctgtgcgttacagggaagacatcctcctccctcatgtggtacccttcctgcaggctcatcctgaccctccagcatgacaatgccaccagccatactgctcattctgtgcatcatttcctgcaagacagaaatgtcagtgttctgccatggccagcaaggagcccggatctcaatcccattgagcacgtctgggacctgttggatcggagggtgagggctagggccattcccccccaaaatgtctgggaactcacagatgccttggtggaagagtggggtaacatctcacagcaagaactggtaaatctggtgcagtccatgaagagCAGATGCAtggcagtacttaatgcagctgctgGCAACACCCGATACTGatgattacttttgattttgaccaccccccctttgttcagggacacattattccatttctgttagtcacatgtctgtggaacttgttcagttcatgtctcagttgttgaatcttatgttcatacaaataaataaaataaaatacaagtttatttgtcacgtgtgccgaatacaacaggtagaccttacagtgaaatgcttacttacaggctctaaccaatagtgcaaaaaaaggtattaggtgaacaataggtaagttaagaaataaaacaacagtaaaaagacaggctatatatgtagcggggctacatacagacaccggttagtcaggctgattgaggtagtatgtacatgtagatatggttaaagtgactatgcatatttgatgaacagagagtagcagtagcgtaaaagaggggttggcgggtggtggttattgggacacaatgcagaaagcctgtttagccaatgtgcggggccactggttggtcggcccaattgaggtagtatgtacatgaatgtataattaaagtgactatacatatatgataaaaagagagtagcagcagcgtaaaaatagTGGTTGGGGGGGGACACACAATGAAAATAGTCCGGGTagtcatttgattacctgttcaggagtcttatggctttggggtaaaaactgttgagaagcctttttgtacTAGACttagcactccggtaccgcttgccatgcggtagtagagagaacagtctatgactggggtggctggggtctttgacaatttttagggcctcttcctctaacaccgcctggtgtagGGATCCTgcatggcaggcagcttagccccagtgatgtactgggccgtacgcactaccctctctaGTGTCTTGCGGGCAGAGACCGGGCAATTGccataacaggcagtgatgcaaccagtcaggatgctctcgatgttgcaactgtagaaccttttgtggatctcaggacccatgccaagtatTTTTAAtttcctgaggggaaataggctttgtcgtgcactcttcacgtttgtcttggtgtgtttggaccattttagtttgttgttgatgtggacaccaaggaatttgaaactcccaacctgctcctctacagccccatcgatgagaatggggacgtgctcggtgctccttttgctgtagtccacaatcatctccttagtcttgggtaggttgttattctggcaccacccggccaggtctctgacctcctccatataggctgtctcatcgttgtcggtgatcaggcctactgttgtgtcatctgcaaacgtaatgatggtgttgaagtcgtgcctggctatgcagtcgtggatgaacagggagtacaggtgggggctgagcacgcacccctggggagctccagtgttgaggatcagcgtggcagatgtgttgctacctaccctcaccacctggggtatttacacatgttaagtttgctgagaattaacgcagttgacagtgagaggacgtttctttttgtgTTGAGTTCAGATTCTTCAGCTCTTAGCAATTTTCGGCCAATCTCCAACCTTCCACCCTGGCGAAATTGGTGTTCAAACAGCAAAATAATTACTTAAGTGCTATCTGTATTTTTAAATTCCAATCTGGTTTTCGTGCCCAACACTGTACAGAGACAGACTtagtttaacctctctgggatgttcgggacggtagcatcccaccccgccaacagccaatgaaagtgcagggcgccaaattcaaaacaacaaaaatctcataattaaaattcctcaagcatacaagttttacaccattttaaagataaaattctcgttaatccagccacagtgtctgatttagaaaaggctttacagtgaaagcaccacaaacgattatggtAGGTCACCACCaattcacagaaaaacacagccatttttccagccaaagagaggagtcacaaaaagcatgatttgatgatcttcatcagatgacactcataggacttcatgttacacaatacatgtatgttttgttcgataaagtgcatatttatatccaaaaatctaattttacattggcatgttctgttcagtagttccaaaacatg
Protein-coding sequences here:
- the LOC135574326 gene encoding uncharacterized protein LOC135574326, producing MATRAAYFSPSEAQILMEAYEEVKDIIKKKGNTATVIKQREKAWQSIADRLNALNMNGPKRTWQQVKIKYKNILQNAVKKNTHRQGTGGGSPKADLTPAEDMALELNKGRPVLEGIPGGKETSIGSSQDATRFIQVPGSTVFLLEPPAQAPDDADPGEGPSAAATAHDGDDDEEETISLDSRRHEDPDAIQWENQPGNISSQAIRKLYGNHLRRQIELADIDIQYKKKKMENLALESEIKKRTIRKLDLEIKKT